The Pocillopora verrucosa isolate sample1 chromosome 2, ASM3666991v2, whole genome shotgun sequence genome has a segment encoding these proteins:
- the LOC131797366 gene encoding cytochrome c oxidase subunit 6A, mitochondrial encodes MAARIFSRVNLVSKRFFAATASPGASLAEKELAEAKHAESTMKTWKLISYFVAIPGILICTYNTYLKEKEHHEHPRAEFVPYSHLRIRSKLFPWGDGNHSLFHNSHVNALPDGYEDEMEH; translated from the exons ATGGCGGCACGTATATTTTCGCGAGTGAACTTGgtttcaaagagatttttcGCAGCTACGGCTTCTCCAGGGGCTTCTTTGGCAGAGAAAGAACTTGCAGAGGCGAAACATGCTGAAT cAACTATGAAGACCTGGAAGTTGATTTCATATTTTGTTGCCATTCCTGGCATTCTTATCTGTACTTACAATACATACCTTAAAGAGAAAGAGCATCATGAACATCCAAGGGCAGAGTTTGTACCATACTCTCACCTCAGGATTAGATCTAAG CTCTTCCCATGGGGTGATGGCAACCACTCATTATTTCACAATTCGCACGTGAATGCTTTGCCTGATGGCTATGAAGATGAAATGGAACATTAA